In Pleurodeles waltl isolate 20211129_DDA chromosome 5, aPleWal1.hap1.20221129, whole genome shotgun sequence, one genomic interval encodes:
- the MARCKS gene encoding myristoylated alanine-rich C-kinase substrate isoform X1, with protein MGTQFSKTGACKGDAATAEAKPGEAVAASPSKANGQENGHVKVNGDASPAAAEAGKEEVQANGSAPAEETAKEEQAPSEPSVEKEAVATEGESVEPASPAEGESSVKAEGGATPTPSTSNETPKKKKKRFSFKKSFKLSGFSFKKNNNKKESGEGAEGEAAAPAEGAKDEAAAEPEAANTEEAKASPEEPVASPEEAKPSDAPEAKPEEAAPEKPAAEEPKPAEEPEKPVEEAPSAAPEATSTEQEPPKSEEPAVAPTQEAPSEPSTEAPPTESAE; from the exons ATGGGTACCCAGTTCTCCAAAACCGGCGCCTGCAAGGGGGACGCCGCCACCGCCGAGGCCAAGCCCGGGGAAGCCGTGGCCGCCTCGCCCTCCAAAGCCAACGGACAG gaaaatggccACGTGAAGGTGAATGGAGATGCCTCCCCAGCTGCTGCTGAGGCTGGTAAGGAGGAGGTCCAGGCTAATGGCTCCGCCCCTGCTGAGGAGACCGCCAAGGAGGAGCAGGCACCAAGCGAGCCCTCTGTGGAGAAGGAGGCAGTGGCAACAGAGGGGGAAAGTGTAGAACCGGCCTCCCCTGCTGAAGGGGAATCGTCGGTCAAGGCTGAAGGGGGTGCCACACCCACCCCATCCACTAGCAACGAGACCCCCAAGAAGAAGAAAAAGCGATTCTCTTTCAAGAAATCTTTCAAGTTAAGTGGCTTCTCTTTCAAGAAGAACAACAATAAGAAGGAATCGGGTGAAGGGGCGGAGGGTGAAGCTGCTGCCCCAGCTGAGGGGGCCAAGGATGAGGCAGCAGCTGAACCTGAGGCTGCGAACACTGAGGAAGCAAAGGCCTCTCCTGAAGAGCCTGTTGCCAGCCCTGAGGAGGCTAAACCCAGTGACGCCCCCGAGGCCAAACCCGAGGAGGCTGCTCCTGAGaagcctgcagcagaagaacccaAACCAGCAGAGGAGCCTGAGAAACCAGTTGAGGAGGCGCCCAGTGCTGCCCCTGAAGCCACTTCCACCGAACAGGAGCCCCCCAAATCAGAAGAACCAGCAGTAGCCCCGACACAGGAAGCACCTTCCGAGCCCAGTACAGAGGCCCCACCAACCGAATCAGCAGAGTAA
- the MARCKS gene encoding myristoylated alanine-rich C-kinase substrate isoform X2, which produces MLKFLRSQPLFSFKKTENGHVKVNGDASPAAAEAGKEEVQANGSAPAEETAKEEQAPSEPSVEKEAVATEGESVEPASPAEGESSVKAEGGATPTPSTSNETPKKKKKRFSFKKSFKLSGFSFKKNNNKKESGEGAEGEAAAPAEGAKDEAAAEPEAANTEEAKASPEEPVASPEEAKPSDAPEAKPEEAAPEKPAAEEPKPAEEPEKPVEEAPSAAPEATSTEQEPPKSEEPAVAPTQEAPSEPSTEAPPTESAE; this is translated from the exons ATGCTCAAATTTTTGAGATCCCAGCCGCTGTTCAGCTTCAAGAAAACG gaaaatggccACGTGAAGGTGAATGGAGATGCCTCCCCAGCTGCTGCTGAGGCTGGTAAGGAGGAGGTCCAGGCTAATGGCTCCGCCCCTGCTGAGGAGACCGCCAAGGAGGAGCAGGCACCAAGCGAGCCCTCTGTGGAGAAGGAGGCAGTGGCAACAGAGGGGGAAAGTGTAGAACCGGCCTCCCCTGCTGAAGGGGAATCGTCGGTCAAGGCTGAAGGGGGTGCCACACCCACCCCATCCACTAGCAACGAGACCCCCAAGAAGAAGAAAAAGCGATTCTCTTTCAAGAAATCTTTCAAGTTAAGTGGCTTCTCTTTCAAGAAGAACAACAATAAGAAGGAATCGGGTGAAGGGGCGGAGGGTGAAGCTGCTGCCCCAGCTGAGGGGGCCAAGGATGAGGCAGCAGCTGAACCTGAGGCTGCGAACACTGAGGAAGCAAAGGCCTCTCCTGAAGAGCCTGTTGCCAGCCCTGAGGAGGCTAAACCCAGTGACGCCCCCGAGGCCAAACCCGAGGAGGCTGCTCCTGAGaagcctgcagcagaagaacccaAACCAGCAGAGGAGCCTGAGAAACCAGTTGAGGAGGCGCCCAGTGCTGCCCCTGAAGCCACTTCCACCGAACAGGAGCCCCCCAAATCAGAAGAACCAGCAGTAGCCCCGACACAGGAAGCACCTTCCGAGCCCAGTACAGAGGCCCCACCAACCGAATCAGCAGAGTAA